The following are encoded in a window of Oncorhynchus mykiss isolate Arlee chromosome 11, USDA_OmykA_1.1, whole genome shotgun sequence genomic DNA:
- the LOC110535594 gene encoding homeobox protein engrailed-2a-like: MEENDHSNRDAVRQGSADESNRVILPLLQAPGNLQQIPHRVTNFFIDNILRPDFGRKKEDNINHDESSHATRENHSPAVPRAEQVGITVPTEGTSTPHPGGVAKKVEIATEEPLKPRGENGDQCLSSDSDSSQASSITPSKPPMLWPAWVYCTRYSDRPSSGPRSRKPKKKTTARKEDKRPRTAFTAEQLQRLKTEFQTNRYLTEQRRQSLAQELGLNESQIKIWFQNKRAKIKKATGAKNTLALHLMAQGLYNHATTSKDDKSDSD; the protein is encoded by the exons ATGGAAGAAAATGATCATAGCAACAGAGATGCGGTGCGCCAAGGGTCGGCGGACGAGTCAAACAGAGTGATACTCCCTCTATTACAAGCGCCGGGCAACCTGCAGCAGATCCCGCACCGAGTCACCAATTTCTTCATCGATAATATCTTACGGCCGGACTTTGGCCGGAAAAAAGAAGATAACATAAATCATGACGAAAGTAGTCACGCTACCAGAGAGAACCATAGCCCGGCTGTTCCAAGAGCGGAGCAAGTGGGGATTACTGTGCCAACGGAGGGAACTTCCACTCCTCATCCAGGCGGCGTGGCCAAGAAGGTTGAAATAGCGACCGAAGAGCCCCTGAAACCCCGCGGGGAGAATGGAGATCAGTGCCTAAGCTCGGACTCGGATAGTTCTCAAGCCAGCTCAATTACACCATCCAAACCGCCTATGCTCTGGCCAGCTTGGGTGTACTGCACCAGATACTCGGACAGGCCCTCATCAG GACCGAGATCTCGAAAACCAAAGAAGAAAACCACCGCCAGGAAAGAGGACAAGCGACCAAGGACGGCCTTTACAGCTGAACAGCTACAAAGACTAAAAACCGAGTTTCAAACGAACCGGTATCTGACCGAACAAAGGCGACAGTCCCTGGCGCAAGAACTCGGCCTTAACGAATCTCAAATCAAAATCTGGTTCCAGAACAAAAGGGCAAAAATCAAGAAGGCCACCGGCGCAAAAAACACCCTAGCCTTGCACCTGATGGCACAGGGACTGTACAATCATGCTACGACGTCAAAAGATGACAAATCAGACAGCGATTGA